From Hermetia illucens chromosome 6, iHerIll2.2.curated.20191125, whole genome shotgun sequence, one genomic window encodes:
- the LOC119659645 gene encoding probable fatty acid-binding protein, whose protein sequence is MAAWEGKKYQLVKSENLDAYMKAIGVDADKHKLADSAAPTVTLVKNGDEYEYATTSTMRNQVIKFKPGVEFDMDTLDGSKIKTVCNFETPNKLVLEQKGDKAGKITREFTDTELVSTHVFNGVTAKRYYKAI, encoded by the exons ATGGCCGCTTGGGAAGGAAAGAAGTATCAATTGGTCAAGTCCGAAAACTTGGATGCATACATGAAAGCCATCG GAGTTGATGCGGATAAACATAAATTGGCTGACAGTGCAGCCCCAACTGTTACCTTGGTAAAAAATGGAGACGAATACGAGTATGCCACCACTTCCACAATGCGGAACCAAGTTATCAAGTTTAAACCTGGAGTAGAGTTCGATATGGATACCTTGGATGGAAGTAAAATTAAGACTGTTTGCAACTTCGAAACTCCCAACAAACTAGTCCTGGAACAGAAAGGTGATAAGGCAGGAAAAATCACTCGTGAATTTACCGACACTGAATTGGTCTCG ACTCATGTGTTCAACGGTGTAACCGCGAAGAGATATTATAAAGCCATTTAG
- the LOC119659734 gene encoding probable fatty acid-binding protein gives MAAWEGKKYKLEKSENLDAYMEAYGISAETRKLRNTLFPTVSLVKNGDEYEYTTAYTTRNQVMKFKIGVDFDIDTLDGKKIKTVCHFENPNKLIQDEKGGKGGKIIREFTDTELVATCITGGITAVIHYKAV, from the exons ATGGCCGCTTGGGAAGGAAAAAAGTACAAATTGGAGAAGTCCGAAAACTTGGATGCTTACATGGAAGCCTACG GAATTAGTGCAGAAACCCGTAAACTAAGAAACACTTTGTTTCCAACTGTGTCTCTAGTCAAAAATGGAGACGAATACGAGTATACCACGGCTTACACAACGAGAAACCAAGTTATGAAATTCAAAATTGGAGTAGACTTCGACATTGACACCTTGgatgggaaaaaaataaaaactgtttGCCATTTCGAAAATCCCAACAAGCTTATCCAAGACGAGAAAGGTGGTAAGGGAGGAAAAATCATTCGTGAGTTTACCGACACTGAGTTGGTTGCG ACTTGCATCACCGGTGGAATAACTGCCGTAATACATTATAAAGCTGTTTAG